TCCAGAAACACCGAGGAACCGGCTTCGCCGGGCCTCAGGTGTTGCCCCCGGTAGGGGGTTGGCGAAGCGACACGAAGTGCGCGAAGACTGGGGGCGAGCAACATTTATTTGGACGACTTGGTGACCAGCACCACGTCGGTCTTCACTTCGGCGGGCATGCTCGACTGCGGCTTCTTCTCGGCCAGCGCCTTTAGCGCGGTCTCGATGCCGAACACCGCCTGCTTGGCGGCGAACTGGTCGGCGGTGGCAAGCACGCGGCCGTCCTTGAGCATCGGCTTGATGGCGCCGATGTTGTCGTAGCCCACCACCAGCACCTTGCCGGTCTTGCCCGCGGCCTTGACGGCGGCCACGGCACCGAGCGCCATGCTGTCGTTGCCCGCGAGCAGCGCCTTGAGGTCGGGGTGCTCGCGCATCATGCCGGCGGCCACCGTGTTGCCCTTGTCGATTTCCCACTGGCCGGACTGCACGCCCACCACCGTCACATTGGCGGCCTTCATGGCGTCCTGGTAGCCGAGGGTGCGCTGCTGCGCATTGAAGGTGGTCGAAACGCCTTCGATGATGCCGACCTTGTCGCCGGCCTTCAGGCTCTTGGCGAGCTCGTCGCCGACCAGCTTCGCGCCGGCACGGTTGTCGGGACCGACGAAAGGCACCTGGATGCCCTTTTCCTTCAGCGCGGCGGCGTCGAACTGGTTGTCGATGTTGACCACCAGGATGCCGCGGTCGATGGCAGCCTTGACCACCGGCACCAGCGCCTTCGAATCGGCCGGCGCAATGACCAGCGCATTGATCTTCTGCGCCATCATCTGCTCGACCATCTTGATCTGGGCGGCCGTGTCGGTCTCGTCCTTGATGCCATTGGCCACCAGCGTGTACTCCGAGGCATGCGCTTTCTGGTGCGCCTTGGCGCCGTCTTCCATGGTGCGGAAGAACTCGTTGGCCAGCGACTTCATGACCAGCGCGACCTTCGGCTTTTCTTGTGCCAGGGCGGGCGAGGCGGCAAGGGCGCCCAGCAACGTCAGTGCGGCTGCGCTTTGCAGCGTACGGCGGGTGAACTTCATGGGTGTGTCTCCTGAGGGGTTGAGCGATGCGCCGGTCTGTGCCGGGGTGCCGATGTTACCCATCGAAAACGTTTGCGCAAACGTTTGCTAATCGGGTGTAACCCTGACGCGTCGCCGTTTTCACGCGCTCCGGAGCCCGCAAAAGCGCGGGGAGAAGCACGTCCTCTAAAATCCTTGGTTACCCAAGAGGACCCCCCATGAGTTTGCAATGCGGCATCGTCGGCCTGCCCAACGTCGGTAAATCCACCCTTTTCAATGCGTTGACCAAGGCCGGCATCGCAGCGGAAAACTATCCGTTCTGCACCATCGAGCCCAACGTGGGCGTGGTGGAAGTGCCCGATCCGCGGCTCGCCCAGCTCAGCGAGATCGTCAAGCCCGAGCGCGTGGTGCCGGCCATCGTCGAGTTCGTCGATATCGCTGGCCTCGTGGCCGGCGCCAGCACGGGCGAGGGCCTGGGCAACAAGTTCCTCGCGCACATCCGCGAAACCGACGCCACGGTCAACGTGGTGCGCTGCTTCGACGACGAAAACGTGATCCACGTGGCCGGCAAGGTCGACCCGATCTCCGATATCGAAGTGATCCAGACCGAACTCTGCCTGGCCGACCTGGCCACGGTCGAGAAGGCGCTGCACCGCCACACCAAGGTGGCCCGTTCGGGCGACAAGGACGCGCAGAAGCTCGTCGGCCTGCTCGAGCGCTGCCAGGCGGCGCTGAACGAGAACACACCGGTGCGCGCGCTCGAGTTCACGAAGGAAGAGCAGCCGCTGGTGAAGTCGTTCACGCTCATCACCGCCAAGCCCGCGATGTTCGTCGGCAACGTGGCCGAAGACGGCTTCGAGAACAACCCCTACCTCGACCGCCTGCGCGAATACGCGGCCAAGCAAGGCGCGCCCGTGGTCGCCATCTGCGCCAAGATCGAAGCCGAACTTGCCGAGATGGACGACGAGGACAAGAAGATGTTCCTCGCCGAAATCGGCCAGGACGAGCCCGGCCTGAACCGCCTGATCCGCGCGGCCTACAAGCTGCTGGGCCTGCAGACCTACTTCACCGCCGGCGTGAAGGAAGTGCGCGCCTGGACCATCCACATCGGCGACACCGGCCCGCAAGCCGCCGGCGTGATTCACGGCGACTTCGAAAAGGGCTACATCCGCGCCCAGACCATCGCTTTCGACGACTACATCGCCTACAAGGGCGAACAGGGCGCCAAGGACGCGGGCAAGATGCGTTCGGAAGGCAAGGAATACGTCGTCAAGGACGGCGACGTGATGAACTTCCTGTTCAGCTCCTGAGACTCCATCGGCTTCCAATCGGCGCTTGCAGGCGATGTAGCTCCGGCCATCTTCTGGCATGCTCCGCTGCAAAGAGGAGGTCGGATGCGGAGAGTCAAGAACATCGGCATGAATCGCGTGCGGGACGGGCGGGCGCCGAGCCGGACAACACCCGGAGCCTGCCATGACCGCCGGTGAATTCCTGCTCTACCAGACGGAGGATGGCCGCACTCGCGTGGAGTGCCGCTTCGCCGATGAGACGCTCTGGCTCTCGCAGGCGGGCATGGCCGCGCTGTTCCAGACCAGCAAGCAAAACGTCGCCAAACACCTGAAGGCCATCTTTGCGGAAGGCGAACTGGACGCCGATTCAGTTGTCAACCAGTGGTTGACAACTGCCGCCGATGCCAAGGCGTACGGGTGGCGCACAACTGATATCGAAAACTCCAGCAACCACTCGCAACTGCTCAATTCACATGCTCACCGTCCACCACCTCAACAACTCACGTTCGCAGCGCGTGCTGTGGCTGCTCGAAGAACTCGCGCTGCCTTACGAAATCGTTCACTACCAGCGCGATCCGAAAACCATGTTGGCGCCCGCTTCGCTGCGGGCCATTCATCCGCTCGGCAAGTCGCCGGTGGTGACGACGAGGGACGGACTCACGCTGGCGGAATCGGGCGCGATCATCGAGACGGTGATCGAGCGCTACGGCAACGGCCGGCTGGCGCCCGCGGCGGGCACGCCCGAGGCGCTGCGCTACCGCTACTGGCTGCATTTTGCCGAGGGCACGGCCATGTCGCCGCTGCTGATGAAGCTGGTGTTCGACAAGATCGAGAGCAGCAAGATGCCTTTCTTCGTGAAGCCGATTGCGAAGATGATTTCGGGCAAGGCCAAGGCGGCCATCGTCATGCCCAACATCGAGAGCCACCTGAATTTCATGGAAGCCGAGCTCGGCAAGAGCGAGTGGTTTGCCGGCAGCGAATTCACGGGCGCCGACATCCAGATGAGCTTTCCGGTCGAAGCCTCGCAGGCGCGCGGCGGCCTCGACGCAACGCGGCCCAGGCTCATGGCCTACCTGGAGCGCATCCATGCGCGGCCAGCCTACCGGCGCGCGCTCGAACGCGGCGGCCCCTACGGCCTTTTGAGCTGAAGGAGTCGGGCTTCGCGTCTTTCGCGCGGAGAGCGCTGCGCACGGCCCCCGGAAGCCGGGCGGCGGCTACCCCGGAAAGATATAGAGCAGCGCGACGGTCATGCACACATAACGCAGGAACTTGCCGATGGCCATGTACCCCAGGCATGGCCAGAACGGCAGCTTGAGCCAACCCGCGACCGCGCAGAGCGGATCGCCCACGATCGGCAGCCAGCTCAAGAGGCAGGCCTTCGGGCCGAGCCGCTCCAGCCAGCTCAATACGCGCACATGATGTTTCGAGTGCGAGTATTTGTCTGCGACCTTGTGGGCGCCGTAGCCGATCCACCAGTCGACTGCGCCGCCCAGCGTGTTGCCCACTGTCGCCACGACGATGGCCGACCAGAACATGTCGGGATTGAGCTTGAGCAAGCCGAAAAGAATCGGCTCCGAGCCCACCGGCAGCAGCGTGGCCGAGACGAAGGCCGCGATGAACAGCGTGGAGAGTCCGAACTGCGGAAGCGCGAGTAGCGCGAGGAGAGCGTCGAGCCAGGCTTGCATAAGGTGAAATGGGTCGACGCAGTATAGGTAGCCCGCTTCGTCCGTCGGGTCGGAGAAGGCGCCGCCGAAGGCTGGTGTTTACGCCTGTACCGCAGGCGCAAATCGTTTCAGTCACCGAAATCGCGCGTGGCTACAATCGTGCCTCATTTTTCAGCAGCCGAACTCGCGACGCTTTCTCCTCCATGACCTTGCAGATCGGCACCCACACGCTGGAAAACCGCCTGTTCGCCGCGCCCATGGCCGGCGTGACGGACCGGCCGTTCCGCATGCTGTGCCGCGAACTCGGCGCCGGCTATGCGGTCAGCGAGATGGTCACCTCGCGCAAGGAGCTCTGGAACACGCTCAAGACATCGCGCCGCGCCAACCACGACGGCGAGCCCGGCCCCATTGCGGTGCAGATCGCCGGCACCGATGCGGCCATGATGGCCGAGGCCACGGTCTACAACATCGAGCGCGGTGCGCAGATCATCGACATCAACATGGGTTGCCCGGCCAAGAAGGTCTGCAACAAATGGGCCGGGTCGGCGCTGATGCGCGACGAGCCGCTGGCGCTGGAAATCGTGCAGGCCGTGGTCGATGCGGCGCAACCTTTCAATGTGCCGGTCACGCTCAAGATGCGCACCGGCTGGAGCGAAGAGCACCGCAATGCGGTCAAGCTTGCGCGCGATTTCGAATCGGCCGGCGTGCAGATGCTCACCGTGCACGGCCGCACCCGCGAGCAGGGCTACAAGGGCCGCGCCGAGTACGACACCATTGCCGCCGTGAAGGCCGCGGTGCGCATTCCCGTGGTGGCCAACGGCGATATCCGTTCGCCCGAGAACGCGCGCGACGTGCTCGCGGCCACCGGCGCCGACGCGGTGATGATCGGCCGCGCAGCCCAGGGCCGGCCCTGGATCTTCCGCGAGATTTCTCATTTCCTGGCAACGGGTACGCATCTTGCGCCGCCTCTTGTCGTCGAGGTCCGCCGCTTGCTGCTCGATCACCTGGTGGAGCACTACGCGCTCTATGGCGAGTTCAGTGGCGTGCGCACCGCGCGCAAGCACATCGGCTGGTATGTGCGTACGCTTCCTGACGGCGAAGCCTTCCGCGCGCAGATGAACGTCATCGAAGACTCCGTTGCGCAACTGCGTGCGGTGGGCGATTATTTAGACGGGTTGGCGGACCGCATGGACCGCATGCCCGTGTACCAGGCGGCCGAAGAGCTGTCCGGTGAAGAGGAGGCGGCTTGCGCCGCTGATTGAGAGAGAAGAAGAGAAGAAAAAGCATGAGCAAGAAACACATCGAGGACTGCGTTCGCAACAGTCTGGACAGCTACTTTCGCGATTTGCGCGGCACCGAGCCCGACGGCATGTACGAGATGCTCGTGCGCGTGGTCGAGAAACCCTTGCTCGATGTCGTGATGACGCGCGCCGAAGGCAATCAGTCCAAAGCCGCGCAATGGTTGGGCCTGAATCGCAACACGCTTCGCAAGAAGCTGGTTGAACACAAACTTTTGAAATAACTACACGGCATATTCCATGGCCCAGACCGCACTCATCTCCGTCTCCGACAAAACCGGCATCCTCGAATTCGCGCAAGCGCTGCATGCGCTGGGCATCAAGCTGCTGTCCACGGGCGGCACCGCCAAGCTGCTGGCCGATGCCGGCCTGCCGGTGACCGAAGTCGCCGACCACACCGGTTTTCCCGAAATGCTCGACGGCCGCGTGAAGACGCTGCATCCGAAGATCCACGGCGGCCTGCTCGCGCGCCGCGACCTGCCCGCGCACGTGGCGGCCATCAAGGAACACGGCATCGACACCATCGACCTGCTGATCGTTAATCTCTATCCGTTCGAAGCCACGGTGGCCAAGGCGGGCTGCACGCTCGAGGACGCGATCGAGAACATCGACATCGGCGGCCCGGCCATGGTGCGCAGCGCCGCCAAGAACTGGAAGGACGTCGGCGTGCTGACCGACGCCTCGCAGTATCCCGTGGCCCTGGCCGAGCTCCAGGCCGGCGGTAAGCTCAGCGACAAGACCAAGTTCGCGTTCTCGGTGGCAGCGTTCAACCGCATCGCCGACTACGACGGCGCCATCAGCGACTATCTTTCCGCCATCGATTTCGACGCCAGCATCGGCCAGCCTTCGCCCACGCGCTCGCTGTTCCCGGCGCAAAGCAATGGCCGCTTCGTCAAGGTGCAGGACCTGCGCTACGGCGAGAACCCGCACCAGCAGGCGGCGTTCTACCGCGACCTGCATCCGGCACCCGGCTCGCTCGTGTCCGCGAAGCAGCTGCAGGGCAAGGAGCTCAGCTACAACAACATCGCCGATGCCGACGCGGCATGGGAATGCGTCAAGAGCTTCGACGTGCCCGCCTGCGTGATCGTGAAGCATGCCAATCCTTGCGGCGTTGCGGTTGGTAAGGACGCGGCCGAAGCCTATGGCAAGGCCTTCAAGACCGATCCGACCTCGGCCTTCGGCGGCATCATCGCGTTCAACCGCCCGGTCGATGGCGAAACCGCACAAGCCATTGCCAAGCAGTTCGTCGAAGTGCTGATGGCACCGGGCTACACGCCCGAGGCGCTCGAGGTGTTCCAGGCGACCAAGGCCAAGCTCAACGTGCGTGTGCTCGAAATCGCATTGCCCAAGGGCGGTGCCAGCGACTGGGACAACGGCCGCAACGCGATGGACGTCAAGCGCGTCGGATCGGGTCTCTTGATCCAGACCGCCGACAACCACGAGCTCGCGGCAAGCGACCTCAAGGTGGTCACGAAGAAGCAACCCACGCCCGAGCAGCTGCAAGACCTGCTGTTCGCCTGGAAGGTTGCCAAGTACGTGAAGAGCAACGCGATCGTGTTCTGCGCCGGCGGCATGACCATGGGCGTGGGCGCGGGCCAGATGAGCCGCCTCGATTCGGCGCGCATTGCAAGCATCAAGGCCGAGCATGCGGGCCTGTCGCTCAAAGATACGGCCGTGGCGAGCGATGCTTTCTTCCCGTTCCGGGACGGGCTCGACGTGGTGGTCGATGCCGGCGCGAGCTGCGTCATTCAGCCCGGCGGTTCGATGCGCGACCAGGAAGTGATCGATGCCGCCGACGAGCGTGGTGTGGTCATGGTGCTGTCGGGCGTGCGCCACTTCCGCCACTGAACGCCAACGCCCCGTGCGCCCGTCTGGGCGAAGGCCGGGCTGCTCGCCAGCGTTTCGCTGGCGGACAGCCCGGCCTTTTTTCTTGGCCGGAGGTTCGGCCTTAATGGGTCCCGGACGCCTTGAAGATCTGCCTCGCGGCCTCGATCGTGGCGGCAATGTCATCGTCGCTGTGCGCGGCGCTTACAAAACCCGCTTCGTAAAGCGCCGGTGCAATGTACACACCGCGGTCGAGCAGGCCGTGGAACAGCGCGTTGAACTTCGCGTTGTCGGTGGTCATCACGGTGGCGTAGTTCTGCGGCAGCTCGTTCATGAGGAAGAAGCCGAACATGCCGCCTTCGCTGTCGGCGTTGAAGGGCTGGCCTTCGGCCGCGGCGGCGGCCTTGAGGCCCGCGACCAGCGACTGCGTTTTCTTCGACAGCGCCTCGTAGAAGCCGGGCTTGGCGATTTCCTTCAGCGTGGCGAGTCCGCAGGCCGTGGCCACGGGGTTGCCCGACAGCGTGCCCGCCTGGTAGACCGGGCCGAGCGGCGCGAGCTGTTCCATGATGGCGCGCGGGCCGCCGAAAGCCGCCAGCGGCATGCCGCCGCCGATGACCTTGCCGAGCACCGTGAGGTCGGGCGTGATGCCCAGCACGCCCTGTGCGCCGTTCAGGCCGACGCGAAAGCCCGTCATCACTTCATCGAACACCAGGAGCGCGCCGTGCTGCGTGCACAGGTCGCGGCAGCGCTGGGCGAATTCGGGCGCGGCGCGCACGAAGTTCATGTTGCCGGCAATCGCCTCGATCATGAGGCAGGCGATGTCGTTGCCGTGCAGCGCGAAGGCTTCCTCAAGCTGCGCGATGTTGTTGTACTCGAGCACCAGCGTGTGCTGCGTCACTTCGGGCGGCACGCCGGCCGAGGTGGGATGGCCGAAAGTGGCAAGGCCCGATCCCGCCTTCACCAGCAGCGCATCGGCGTGGCCGTGGTAGCAGCCTTCGAACTTGATGATGTGCTTGCGGCCGGTGGCGCCGCGCGCCAGGCGCAGCGCGCTCATGGCGGCTTCGGTGCCCGAGCTCACGAGCCGCACCATCTCCATCGAGGGCACCAGCGCGAGGATGGCCTCGGCCAGCTCGATTTCGCGCTCGGTGGGCGCGCCGTACGAGAAGCCCTCGAGCACGGCCTTCTGCACCGCTTCGACAACCGCCGGGTGGCCGTGGCCCAGGATCATCGGGCCCCACGATCCGATGTAGTCGATGTAGCGCTTGTCGTTGGCGTCCCAGAAGTAGGCGCCTTCGGCACGGCGGATGAAGCGCGGCGTGCCGCCCACGGCCTTGAAGGCGCGGACCGGCGAATTGACGCCGCCGGGAATGACGGCGCGGGCGCGGTCGAAAAGAATGTCGTTTTGGTCAGCGGTAGGCATCAGTGTCGGGTGTCGTGAGGGGGCAGGGCAAAGTCTGGGGGGGCGTCGGGGTCTTCGTCATCGTCCTCTTCGGGTTCGGCCCAGAACAGGCGGTCGGGAAGCACGTGGCCCATGCCCGGCCGAAAGCCCGCATCGAGGCAGCGGTCCATGTAGGCTAGGGCTTCGGTGGTGGCGGCCACCAGGTCGGTGCCGCTCGCGAGCAGGGCGGCCAGCGCGGCCGACAGGGTGTCGCCGGCGCCGGCGAAAACGGCTTCGAGCCGCTCGTATTTCTCGCTGGCGAGCACCGACTGCGGGGAGGCCAGCACGTTGTCGATGAACTGGTCGGGCAGCACCATGCCGGTCACCAGGGTGTAGGGCACGCCGAACTCTCCAGCGGCTTTGGCGATGTCGCGTGCGCCGGGCGGACGGTCGCCGCTCCAGTCGGGAAGCAGCCACCGCCACAGCGTACTGTGGTTTCCAACCAACACTGTGGCCTGGGGAAGAAGTAACTCCCGAAAAGCGTCGAGATAGGGCTCGATCAGGTTTTCGTCCCACCAGGAAAGGTTGGGCATATAGGCCACCAGCGGCACTTCCGGGTAGTCGGAGGCGGTCTCGGCAATGGTGCTCAGGGTGTCGGGACTGCCCACGAAGCCCACCTTGATGAGCTGCACTTCAACGTCCTCGAGGATGGCGCGCGCCTGCTCGGCCACGGCCTCCTCGTCGAAGGCGAAATGGTCGAATATCTCGGCCGTGTCGCGGGCGTAGGCGCCCGTCACCACCGGCAGCATGTGAGCGCCCACCGACGCCATGGCCAGGGCATCGGCGCCCAGGCCCCCGGCGCCGCTCGGATCGCTGGCGTTGAAGACCAGCACGCAGGGCGGATTCAGGTCGCGCTCGGCGACCTCTTCAGCGTCCGCCGAGGGGTCGTTAAGATCGCCCGGTTTGCGGGCGTTGTCTGCTGGATGTAAGTAAATGGTCATACGCCGGGCAAAATCCCCTGGATGGTGGCATAGGCGCGACGTTTACCGTCTGCCAGTGAGATACGCATAGATACACTCGTTGCATTTAATGAACAAGGACTTTAAGCTCCGATGAATACGAAAACTTGGATGTGCCTGATTTGTGGGTGGATCTATGACGAAGCGGTTGGTGTACCGGAGGACGGCATCGCAGCAGGCACGGCCTGGGCCGATGTTCCGATGAACTGGACCTGTCCTGAGTGCGGTGCGCGCAAGGAAGACTTCGAAATGGTTGAAATCTGAAGAGCATGGCATAGGGCTACGCGATTTGCGTCGATGTACGGCGCGGCGGGCATCCAAGTCGCATTTCAGCAGGAGCGTGTGCAATGGGGCCGAATGGATCAGGTTACAAGGTGCTTGTCATCGACGACAGCAATACGATCCGGCGCAGTGCCGAAATATTTCTGAAGCAGGGCGGGCACGAGGTTCTTCTTGCGGAGGACGGCTTCGACGCGCTCTCGAAAATCAACGATCACAAGCCGCATCTGATTTTCTGCGACATCCTGATGCCTCGCCTGGACGGTTACCAGACCTGCGCCATCATCAAGCGCAACGCTCAATTCTCCAATGTTCCGGTCGTGATGCTCTCTTCGAAAGACGGCGTCTTCGACAAGGCTCGCGGCCGCATGGTCGGGTCGCAGGACTACCTGACCAAACCTTTCACCAAAGACCAGCTGCTGCAGGCCGTGCAGCAGTTTGGCATTGTTCAACAGGAAGTGCAGTAATGCCCATTCGAAAAATCCTCGTCGTCGACGACTCCAAGACGGAACTGGTGTTCCTGTCCGACCTGCTCCGCAAGAACGGCTTTGCCGTCAAGACCGCCGAAAACGCGGAAGACGCCATGCGCCGCCTCGAGGAAGAGCAGCCCGACCTGATCCTCATGGACGTGGTCATGCCCGGCCAGAACGGCTTCCAGCTGACGCGCGCGATCGCCCGCGACCCGAAGTACGGCACCATCCCGATCATCCTGTGCACCAGCAAGAACCAGGAGACCGATCGCGTCTGGGGCATGCGCCAGGGCGCGCGCGACTACATCGTGAAGCCGGTCAACGAGGCCGACCTGATGTCCAAGATCACCGCGCTCGCCTGAACTGGAGCCGACTCAGTCCATGGCGAATCGCGACGCTCTCCGAGCCTTCCAGTCCCGGCTTGCAAGCCGCCTGCAGGCCGCACGCACGACCGGCGTCGCCGCCACGTGGCTCGCGGTCGAGGCGGGCGAGGGCAAGTACCTCTTTCCTCTCGGCCACGCGGGAGAAATTTTCCCCTGGACGCCCCCCCAGCCCGTGCCGTACACGGAGCCCTGGTTCCTGGGCGTTGCCAACCTGCGCGGCGGCCTCTTTGGCGTGGTGCAGCTGTCGGCATTCGCCACGGGCGTTTCAAGCGGTCCGCTCGCCACAGAGGCGGCCCGCATGCAATCGCGGCTCGTTGCCCTCAACGAGCTGCTCGAAGTCAACTGCGCATTGCTGGTCGACCGACTGGCGGGGTTGCGCGGCGCCGAGGCCTTCACGGCCGCGGAGCCGCCAAGCGCAGAAGCACCTGCCTGGCTTGGGCATCTGTACACCGATGCGGCGGGTGAGCGCTGGCAGGAAATCAACCTGCAGGCGCTTTCGCAGCAACCCCAGTTTTTGAGTATTGGCGCCTAGTGCTTTCGCACAGCCCGAAGACAACCACCCTGAAGGACCGACCGTGAGCTCGATCGCCGACAAGTTCAAGAAATTACTGCCCGCCAACAGCGGCAACGACAAGGCCCGCGTCGACGGCTCCGGTTCCACCCTGTCGCTCGACAATGTCGACACGGTCCAGGCGCTGGAAGAAAAGACCGTCCGGCTGGCCCGGAAACAAGGCCGAAATGCCCCCGCCGATCCCGCGCCCACCGGCTTTGCCGATGGCGGCGCGCTGACCAGCGGCGAAGCGGCCAACGAGGCCGGTGCGGGCGCGCTCGACGCTGCCCAGGCGCAAGCCGCGGCCGCAAAAGCGAGCTCCAGGCCGGCGCGTCAGCAGCGGATACTGGCCATCCTGCTGGCTGTGGTGGTGCTGTTGCTGTTGCTGGTGGCCGGCTCCGCGATTCTTCGCGCCGAGCGTCTCGCGCAGCAGGTGGCGGCCACCGGCCAGTCGCTGATGCAGTCGCAGCGTCTCGCAAAATCGATTTCGCAGGCTCTCGTGGGCAGCGCGCCCGCCTTCGTCGAAGTGAAGGACAGCGCCGACGACCTCACGCGCCGCGTGCAGGGCCTGACCAACGGCGACGATGCGCTGCGCCTCGAACGCGTGGGCAACCAGTACGACGAGGACATGGGCAAGATCAACCCGCTGGTCGCCCGTGCCGACGCCAGCGCCAAGGTCGTGCTGTCCCAGCGCCAGATCCTGACCCAGGTGGGTGCCGCCTTGCGCGACATCAACCAGCAATCGTCCGCGCTGCTCGAAATGACGGAAACCGTCGCGTCGCTGAAGATGCAGCAGAACGCCACGCTGCCCGAAATTTCCGCCGCCGGCCAGCTCGTGATGCTGACCCAGCGTATCGGCAAGTC
The Variovorax paradoxus genome window above contains:
- a CDS encoding chemotaxis protein CheW — its product is MANRDALRAFQSRLASRLQAARTTGVAATWLAVEAGEGKYLFPLGHAGEIFPWTPPQPVPYTEPWFLGVANLRGGLFGVVQLSAFATGVSSGPLATEAARMQSRLVALNELLEVNCALLVDRLAGLRGAEAFTAAEPPSAEAPAWLGHLYTDAAGERWQEINLQALSQQPQFLSIGA